The DNA sequence TCCCAGAGCGGGAAAGTGCCGGCAAAATTGGTGTTTCCGCCCTCATCGAGCAGGGTGTGATGCCAGCGGTGGAATACCGGCGTCGCCAGCACATATTTGAACGGGCCCAGTGTCCAGTTCAGGTTGGCGTGCACGAATGCCGAATGGAGGGTGTTGAACGGCGCCAGCAGCACCATGGCGTTCGGCGAGATGCCGGCCATCAGCAGGACCACGTCGACGCCGATGGTTCCGATCAGCAAATTGACCGGATGGAAACGCGCCGCCGAGATCCAGTCGAGATCCTTCGAGGAGTGATGGACCGCGTGATATTTCCAGAACCCGGTGCCGTGGAACATCCGGTGCAGCCAGTACAGCATGAAGTCCGCGGCGACCAGGAACACCAGCGTCTGTGCCCAGAGGGGCAGCTGCGCCAGCGGGCCGTGGCCGTCGTCATAGAAGGCGATCAGATCGTCGGCATCGTGGATATTGAAGATAGCGGCGGCCCCGACCACCAGGAGGCCGATCCGGAAAACCCGGGCGAAAGTCGGTACGAAGAACCAGTAGACGACGTCGGTGACGATCTCGCGCTTGCGCCACCACGGCCCGCCGTCGTTGCAGGCCCAGAAATGGGTGAGCACGGTGAACACGACCGCCACCGCCAGCGTGATCGGCAACACCTTCTCGATGGTCGCGCCCAACATCACCAGAATTTCCAGCGGCAGCCCGGACATGGTCACCTCGTCAGTTCGGGAATAGCAACGCTTAACTCCCGGCTGATTAAGGAGTTGTGAACCCCAGCCCAGTGGGCGCGGTCAAGCCTCTCTCCGCGCTAACCCGGAAATGCAGCCCTGAGTCGCCTTGAAGTCAGGATTGCATCATTCGAAATGACGGGGCCATACAGGCCAGCCTCGACTATGAATCGGCTGTGAAAAAAGTCCACCACCGATGTTAACAGCTGGCATGGGAGTCTTAGTCTTCGCTCCAAGGGTCCGTATCCGT is a window from the Terriglobia bacterium genome containing:
- a CDS encoding sterol desaturase family protein — encoded protein: MSGLPLEILVMLGATIEKVLPITLAVAVVFTVLTHFWACNDGGPWWRKREIVTDVVYWFFVPTFARVFRIGLLVVGAAAIFNIHDADDLIAFYDDGHGPLAQLPLWAQTLVFLVAADFMLYWLHRMFHGTGFWKYHAVHHSSKDLDWISAARFHPVNLLIGTIGVDVVLLMAGISPNAMVLLAPFNTLHSAFVHANLNWTLGPFKYVLATPVFHRWHHTLLDEGGNTNFAGTFPLWDILFGTFRMPENELPKEYGKDEATMPDAFVGQMVFPFRR